A genomic window from Phocoena sinus isolate mPhoSin1 chromosome 20, mPhoSin1.pri, whole genome shotgun sequence includes:
- the G6PC3 gene encoding glucose-6-phosphatase 3 isoform X1: MESTLGAGIAMAEALQNQLPWLENVWLWVTFLGDPKSLFLFYFPVAYYASRRVGIAVLWISLITEWLNLVFKWFLFGDRPFWWVHESGYYSQAPAQVHQFPSSCETGPGSPSGHCMITGAALWPIMTAISSQVATRTHSRWVRVIPSLAYCTFLLVVGLSRVFLLAHFPHQVLVGLITGAVLGWLMTPRVPTERELSFYGLTSLALLLGASLIYWTLFTLGLDLSWSINLASKWCERPEWVHLDSRPFASLSRDSGAALGLGIALHSPCYAQVRRAYLGHGQKLACLVLAMGLLGPLDWLGYPPQISLFYIFNFLKHTLWPCLVLALVPWLVHTFSAQEAPPIRSS, from the exons ATGGAGTCCACGCTGGGCGCGGGCATCGCGATGGCCGAGGCGCTGCAGAACCAGCTGCCCTGGTTGGAGAACGTGTGGCTCTGGGTCACCTTTCTGGGCGACCCCAAGAGCCTCTTTCTGTTCTACTTTCCCGTGGCCTACTACGCCTCTCGCCGGGTGGGCATCGCAGTGCTCTGGATCAGCCTCATCACCGAGTGGCTCAACCTCGTCTTCAAGTG GTTTCTGTTTGGAGATAGGCCCTTTTGGTGGGTCCATGAGTCTGGGTACTACAGCCAGGCTCCAGCCCAGGTTCACCAGTTCCCCTCTTCTTGTGAAACTGGTCCAG GCAGCCCTTCCGGACACTGTATGATCACAGGAGCAGCCCTTTGGCCCATAATGACGGCCATCTCTTCCCAAGTGGCCACTCGGACCCACAG CCGCTGGGTGAGGGTGATACCTAGCTTGGCTTATTGCACCTTCCTGCTGGTGGTCGGCTTGTCCCGGGTCTTCCTCTTAGCACATTTCCCTCACCAGGTGTTGGTTGGCCTAATAACTG GTGCTGTCCTGGGCTGGCTGATGACCCCCCGGGTGCCCACGGAGCGGGAGCTAAGCTTCTACGGGTTGACCTCACTGGCCCTCTTGCTGGGTGCCAGCCTCATCTATTGGACCCTCTTTACACTGGGCCTGGATCTTTCTTG GTCCATCAACCTAGCCTCTAAGTGGTGTGAACGGCCTGAGTGGGTACACTTGGACAGCCGgccctttgcctctctgagccgtGACTCAGGGGCCGCCCTGGGTCTGGGCATCGCCCTTCACTCCCCCTGCTATGCCCAGGTGCGGCGGGCATACCTGGGACATGGCCAGAAGCTAGCCTGCCTTGTGTTGGCCATGGGGCTGCTGGGCCCCCTGGACTGGCTGGGCTACCCCCCTCAGATCAGCCTTTTCTACATCTTCAATTTCCTCAAGCACACCCTCTGGCCATGCCTGGTCCTGGCCCTCGTGCCCTGGTTGGTGCACACATTCAGTGCCCAGGAAGCACCACCCATCCGCTCTTCCTGA
- the G6PC3 gene encoding glucose-6-phosphatase 3 isoform X2 produces MESTLGAGIAMAEALQNQLPWLENVWLWVTFLGDPKSLFLFYFPVAYYASRRVGIAVLWISLITEWLNLVFKWFLFGDRPFWWVHESGYYSQAPAQVHQFPSSCETGPGSPSGHCMITGAALWPIMTAISSQVATRTHRCCPGLADDPPGAHGAGAKLLRVDLTGPLAGCQPHLLDPLYTGPGSFLVHQPSL; encoded by the exons ATGGAGTCCACGCTGGGCGCGGGCATCGCGATGGCCGAGGCGCTGCAGAACCAGCTGCCCTGGTTGGAGAACGTGTGGCTCTGGGTCACCTTTCTGGGCGACCCCAAGAGCCTCTTTCTGTTCTACTTTCCCGTGGCCTACTACGCCTCTCGCCGGGTGGGCATCGCAGTGCTCTGGATCAGCCTCATCACCGAGTGGCTCAACCTCGTCTTCAAGTG GTTTCTGTTTGGAGATAGGCCCTTTTGGTGGGTCCATGAGTCTGGGTACTACAGCCAGGCTCCAGCCCAGGTTCACCAGTTCCCCTCTTCTTGTGAAACTGGTCCAG GCAGCCCTTCCGGACACTGTATGATCACAGGAGCAGCCCTTTGGCCCATAATGACGGCCATCTCTTCCCAAGTGGCCACTCGGACCCACAG GTGCTGTCCTGGGCTGGCTGATGACCCCCCGGGTGCCCACGGAGCGGGAGCTAAGCTTCTACGGGTTGACCTCACTGGCCCTCTTGCTGGGTGCCAGCCTCATCTATTGGACCCTCTTTACACTGGGCCTGGATCTTTCTTG GTCCATCAACCTAGCCTCTAA